The Oscillatoria acuminata PCC 6304 genomic interval ATTGGGGCACCTGGGTAGAACGCGGTTGGGTGGATGAACTCCTGGTTCAGGTCTATCGCAATGATTTAAACGTCTTTAAAACCGAATTAGCCCAACCGGCAATCCAGACAGCACAACAAAAAATTCCCGTCGGCATCGGCATCCTCACCGGCACATTGGGACGTTCGGTCCCCATGAAACAAATCCAAGAACAGGTCAAAATTGTGCGTGATCGCCATTTAAATGGGGTATCCTTTTTCTATTGGGAAACCCTCTGGAGTTATCTCACCCCAGAGTCACCCCCAGAACGTCGAAAAGCATTCCGGGACCTCTTTTCTCAACCCACTCCCTAAGCGTTCCCGGTCTCAATTCATGCCGTCCAATCTCCCGAGTCCTCAACAGATTCATATTCCTCCAACTCCTGAGAGTCTTATCCTGTTTGGATGGAGTTTTTGGGTTCAATGGGTGTTAGCCACAGGGCTAGGTTTTCTGGTCAGTTTGCTGTTTGTAGAAATCGGCGTCAGACCCCATCTCGGGGCCATTTCCGGGGCAGTCGGCAGCAGTTTCATTGCGATCGCCCAATGGTTCGTCCTGCGACAACGCCTCTCCCACATTTCCTGGTGGATCATTGCCACCATCACCGCTTGGGTCCTGATTAGCAGTAGCAGTCTCGGTGCCCTAGGCTGGATCGCACCCCGCACCGAACTAATCGCCATCCGCCTCCTTTATGGCTTCATCGATGGTGCGATCGTCGGCATCGTCCTCGGTTTAGGTCAATGGTTTGTCCTAAATCGCTACTTCCCCAACGCCGCCTGGTGGTTACCCATCTCCTCTGTGAGTTGGGCAATCGCCTTACCCTCCGGATGGGTAGTCGGTGGCATCCTCCGCTCTAACACCGGCCTATTTTTTGCCGAAGTCATCGGTTTAACCATCACCTGGCTGGCGATCGCCGCCCTCTCCGGTTTCGGTTTCCTCCGCCTCCTTCATCACAATGGCATCCAATAGCAGCAACATCCAAAGTTCGTAGTAACGACTTCAGTCGTTATCTTATCCAAGTTCGTAGTAACGACTTCAGTCGTTATCCCCTCCAATGTTCGTAGTAATAACCTCCCCAATCTTGATACTGTTGTTAACATACAATCGCAAATCTCAATATAGCAATCCTGGAAAATTACCCGAATTGCTTACATCCAACAGTGAATTTCCCCAGTCTTGATACTGTTGTTAACATACAATCGCAAATCTCAACTTCGTAACTCAGAAAGGCCTCCCAATCTGGCAATCCTGGAAAATTACCCGAATTGCTTACATCCAGCAGTGAATTTCCCCAATCTTGATACTGTTGTTAACATACAATCGCAAATCTCAAGATTGCAATCCTGGAAAATTACCTGAATTGCTTACATCCAGCAGTGAATTTCCCCAATCTTGATACTGTTGTTAACATACAATCGTAAATCTCAAGATTGCAATCCTGGAAAATTACCCGAATTGCTTACATCCAGCGGTGAATTTCCCCAATCTTGATGCTGTTGTTAACATACAATCGCAAATCTCAACTTCGTAACTAATATCCGTCCCCCAACCGGCTGAAAGATTAGCCAAATTGGGTAACTTCAAAGAAAACCATTAAATCTTTAAATCAAAAACCCTAAATTTCCCTAAAAATTGCCAAAATTAAGCAACGCAGTGACAAGGGTTATAGGCTATAATCAGAGGTGGAAACCAAGGGGTTACTGTGTCTAATTTCAGGAAGACACCGATCGCAACAGCCACAACCCTTGAAAAATCGTTGTCCAATCCTCGGCAACCGCAAAAATTCCACTCCCTGCCATCACTCGTCTTGCACTAATTTTTCAAGCAGTTCAAATCCCCCACTTGACAAATCTCTATAACTATGATATGGAGAGACCAGAGAACCAGGGACAACCCTTTCCAGGGAAGAGACAACCCTCTAAAATAGAGGAGATTGGCGCATAGCAGCGATCGCGAAAGTCGAGACTTGTTGTTTGAGGGGAACCCGTGTTTTTTAGCATCATTATTCCAACCTATAATCGCCGACCGATTTTAGAGAAATGCCTCCGAGCATTAGAACAGCAAAAACTCAGAGCCCCGAGTCAAATTAGCGGCTATGAAGTTATCGTCATCGATGATGGTTCCACCGATGGCACCTTAGAATGGTTAGCTGCAAATCGGGAAGAGTTTCCTCATGTGCGCTGGTTGGAACAAGCGCATCAAGGACCGGCGACAGCGAGAAACCGAGGGATAGAAACAGCCCGAGGGGAGATGATTATTTTTATTGATAGTGATTTAGTGGTGACTGAAAATTTCATCCAAGCTCATGCCGATGGGTTGAGGGAGGGAGAGGAGAGAATTAAAAGCGATCGCCTGTTTACTTATGGTCATGTAATTAATACCTGCAATTTTGATAATCCTACAGCAGAACCCTATAAAATCACTGATTTTTCTGCTGCTTATTTTGCTACCGGCAACGTGGCGATCGCCCGCAAATGGTTGGAACAAGCGGGAGGATTTGACCCATCCTTTTCCCTGTATGGGTGGGAAGACTTAGAACTGGGAGTTCGGCTGAAAAATTTAGACTTAAAATTAATAAAATGTCCCCAAGCTGCTGGATATCATTGGCATCCGCCTTTTACCTTGGATGATTTGCCTCGCGCAATTAACCGAGAAATTGAACGGGGAAAAATGGGAGTAGTCTTCTACAAAAAACATCCGACTTGGGAAGTGCGGATGATGATTCAGATGACTGGATTACATCGAATCTTGTGGGGAATTCTGTCTTTGGGGGGGAGATTGAATGAACGGACAATGGCAGGATTTTTACAATGGTTAATCAACCAAGGAAAATCGCAGTTTGCTTTAGAGGTATCCCGAATTTTCTTGAACTGGTACAATGTTCAAGCGGTTTATGCGGCGGCGAATGGAGAGGGGGAAAAGTAACGTTTGAAGAGGCGATCGGGATTAAGCAAAGAGCCGCGATGAAGAGAAATCTATAATGATTGCACCGGGCCTAAAAATGAGTGGCAGTCAGTAGGAAACTGCGGATAGACCGAGGGACCTGATAGAGGGGCCAGTTGAGACCCCAGAGACGGGTAAAAATTAGAACGGTGGGAATGGCAATATCGTGTTATTCTAGTAAAGTTGTCTAATCTCGCACATCCGGGGTTTCGGGTGTTTCCAAGGCGCGATCGCGACCTAGAAATCCGCTCGGATGGAGGATTAACCCGAATCAGGAGAAAAAAATGGGAGTAGTTTCGCTGGCTCAACTGTTAGAGTCAGGGGTTCACTTTGGGCATCAGACCCGACGCTGGAACCCCAAAATGTCGCCGTATATCTTCACCGAACGCAACGGCGTCCATATCATTGACTTGGTGCAGACCGCCCAGTTAATGGAAGAAGCCTATGACTATATGAGATCCGCCTCAGAGCGTGGGGAAAAAGTCCTATTTGTAGGAACCAAGCGCCAAGCTGCCGGAATTATTGCCCAAGAAGCCTCCCGCTGTGGAGCTTACTACGTCAACCAACGATGGTTGGGCGGAATGTTGACCAACTGGACGACGATCAAAACCCGCGCCGATCGCCTTAAAGAATTAGAACGCATGGAAGACACCGGCGCAATGGACCGGCGTCCGAAAAAAGAAGCCTCCATGTTGCGGCGAGAACTGAGCAAGCTGCAAAAATATCTTGGCGGCATCAAAAACATGAGAAAGATCCCCGACATCGTAGTGATCGTGGATCAGCGCCGAGAATATAACGCCGTCCAGGAATGCCAGAAACTGGATATTCCCATCGTCTCCCTGTTGGATACCAACTGCGACCCCGATTTTACCGATATTCCGATTCCTGGTAACGATGATGCAATCCGGTCGATTAAATTAATCGTCGGAAAACTTGCCGATGCCATCTACGAAGGTCGTCATGGAGAAGTCGATTCCAGTGGTCAAGACGAAGAGTTTGACTACGAGGGCGTAGAGGGCGAGTACGAGTATGACGAAGAAGGGGAAGAAGCCTATCAACCCGATAGCGAAGCAGAAGGAAGCGACGAGAAATAAGAGCGATCGCCCTGAACCACTCCACTGAGTAAGCAGCAACTTCACCGATAGGGTCAAGAGTAAACCCGGGAGATTAACCCGCAATACCTTCCTATCGCTGAAGTTGCACCAAAAGCTGAAAATAAAGTGTTCTGGCGAGACTTCAATCGTCTATTCTAAGGCTAAAGGCAGATGGCGAAACCCCAGAATTCTGGGACAGTGTAAATCGAGAAAAACGAAGAGAAAATGGCGGACATATCTGCAAAAGTGGTCAAAGAACTGCGCGAAAAAACCGGCGCAGGCATGATGGACTGCAAAAAAGCGCTTAAAGAAAACGATGGGGACATGAACAAAGCCGTAGAATGGCTACGGCAGAAAGGGATTACCTCGGCGGAGAAAAAAGCAGGGCGCTTGGCAGCCGAGGGACTGGTGGATAGCTACATTCACACCGGAGGTCGAATCGGCGTTCTGGTAGAAGTCAACTGCGAAACCGACTTCGTAGCGCGTCGGGAAGAATTCCATGCTTTGGTTCGCAATATTGCCATGCAAGTTGCAGCCTGTCCCAACGTCGAATACGTCAGCATCGAAGACATCCCCGAACACTTAGTCGAAAGCGAAAAGGCGATCGAAATGGGACGGGACGATTTAGGCAATAAGCCGGATAATATCAAAGAAAAAATCGTCCAAGGACGGATTGACAAGCGTCTGAAAGAACTGACCCTGTTGGATCAGCCCTACATTCGCGATCAGAACATCACCGTCGCCGAATTAATCAAGCAAGTGATCTCCCAACTGGGTGAAAACATTCGGGTTCGTCGCTTTACCCGCTTCGTTTTGGGTGAAGGGATTGAAAAAGAAGAAACCAACTTTGCCGACGAAGTAGCGGCTCAAACCGGGGCAAAATAGACTTGGTTTAGAGTAGGGGCATTCAACCCTATAGCGGTTCCCACAGTGATGAGGTACGTTTTTGGAGTGCGAGCATCTTGCTCGCTATTAAAGAAAGCGAGCAAGATGCTCGCACTCCTATAAATATCTGTACCTCATGAGTCCAGGAACTGCTATAGGCGGCGTCCTAGAGTTGGAAAAGACTGCTAGAACCAGAGTAGAATTTAATCGCAGATTCGTTGAACATTTCTGGGTAATACGGTAAAATAAAGCGACTAGAGTCGGATGCAGTAATCATCCATTCCAGTTTGGAGCCTTTCTGCTTGCCTTTGAGACTTCCTTTCTTGGTTGCCGAGGTCGGCAAAAAATGAGGCTTTAAAGCTCCAGGTGAAGCATCCAATACAACTCTGTTCGTGTGCTTAGAGTTTCTCTAAGCACTTTGCGGGATACCGCCTCTGTTACCTTAACGGGTAATAGTGCTGTCGTAGCATTGTCCGGGAAAACCCGGGAAAATGTCGCGTAAATGTATCAGGCAGGTCAAACCATAGCATGACCTGTCTTCTGTTTTTCTAGCCGCTATTGTTAGAAAAGACCTTATTATTTCTATCGGATCCAAATTAGAGGCTATGGCAAGACCCCTCGAACTGATTGATCAGGACATTGCAGAGCTAGAACACTCAGCGCAAGACCTGGCGGGACAATTTCAGAAAAGCTACAGCCATTATTTGACGGCCTTGGGACAAGCGGTGCGACAGCAACTGATTTTAGCTGGATATCATATTTGCAC includes:
- the tsf gene encoding translation elongation factor Ts; the encoded protein is MADISAKVVKELREKTGAGMMDCKKALKENDGDMNKAVEWLRQKGITSAEKKAGRLAAEGLVDSYIHTGGRIGVLVEVNCETDFVARREEFHALVRNIAMQVAACPNVEYVSIEDIPEHLVESEKAIEMGRDDLGNKPDNIKEKIVQGRIDKRLKELTLLDQPYIRDQNITVAELIKQVISQLGENIRVRRFTRFVLGEGIEKEETNFADEVAAQTGAK
- the rpsB gene encoding 30S ribosomal protein S2, with translation MGVVSLAQLLESGVHFGHQTRRWNPKMSPYIFTERNGVHIIDLVQTAQLMEEAYDYMRSASERGEKVLFVGTKRQAAGIIAQEASRCGAYYVNQRWLGGMLTNWTTIKTRADRLKELERMEDTGAMDRRPKKEASMLRRELSKLQKYLGGIKNMRKIPDIVVIVDQRREYNAVQECQKLDIPIVSLLDTNCDPDFTDIPIPGNDDAIRSIKLIVGKLADAIYEGRHGEVDSSGQDEEFDYEGVEGEYEYDEEGEEAYQPDSEAEGSDEK
- a CDS encoding glycosyltransferase family 2 protein, encoding MFFSIIIPTYNRRPILEKCLRALEQQKLRAPSQISGYEVIVIDDGSTDGTLEWLAANREEFPHVRWLEQAHQGPATARNRGIETARGEMIIFIDSDLVVTENFIQAHADGLREGEERIKSDRLFTYGHVINTCNFDNPTAEPYKITDFSAAYFATGNVAIARKWLEQAGGFDPSFSLYGWEDLELGVRLKNLDLKLIKCPQAAGYHWHPPFTLDDLPRAINREIERGKMGVVFYKKHPTWEVRMMIQMTGLHRILWGILSLGGRLNERTMAGFLQWLINQGKSQFALEVSRIFLNWYNVQAVYAAANGEGEK